From the genome of Candidatus Woesearchaeota archaeon:
TGATCAATGAACCGATTAAGCTGATGGCAATAGTTTTTTCAGTTGTGATTGTCATTAATCTCATTCTTTTTGTTTTTGGAGCAATAAGCACCTTTTACTTTTGGTTTATAATAATACTGTGCGCGTTTATAGCTTATCTTGTAATTCCTAAATTAAAGGAAATGAAATGATAAAAGAAGAAAAATCAGAAAATAGGGGCAAAAGGTTTTTATGGTACTAAATAAGCCTGTTAAATGAGGTGTGATATGTTTGGTTTAACTCGATGGGAAAAATTCAGAAGTCATGTAAGCTTTTCACGATTACCCTTGAATAGAGAACAACTACGCACAGTTTTTCACTTCATACAGTATTTTAAAATAACAAGCAAAAGACAATTAATAGAAGAGTTAAAAAAACCAATAGGGAGGTCAATTGATATTGGGGATCCGCCCAACGAGCCTTATGATAAACCCAGATGGGATTATTATAGATTCATAGTCAATGTTGTTGAAAAACATTTACCAGAAGTTAATTGATATTGAAACCAAACCCCTTTTTATTTGAAATCCGCAACTCAAATCAATTATAACATGCATGATATTGCTATTATTTTGGTTTATAATAATACTTTGCGCGTTTATAGCTTATCTTGTAATCCCCAAGCTTAAACAACACTTGAAATAGGTATGGTATAAATACCATATTCGTATGGTAATTAAACCGAAAACTTTAAATAGAGGCATAATTTTCCTGTTCTCATGGTGAGAAAAAATGCTAGCCGACCAAGCATGCTGAGCCTTAAGGCAGTTCATAATCTGTTTATAAATAAAAAAGGCATCACTATCAAAGATTTGGCCAAGAATATAAAAACAGACTATAAGAATGTTCATGATTCTGTAAGTACGCTATTCAAAGAGGGAATAATAAAAAAAGAAAAAATAGGGAATTACAATATTTGCAAACTTAATTACTCTAACGACGAACTTATTGAATACTTAAAGGAGTATAATTACTACATCGCATTAGGAGAATTTAGGAAAAAGCACTCAATAGAACATAACCTTATAATGGAGGCTGTTAGGCAGGCAATAGCAGAAAATTATATTGCTCACATCTTTGTTTGCCTTGTTTTTGGTTCTTATGCAAAAGGTGAAGAGAAAAAGGATTCTGATGTAGACATATTATTTATTACGGCTGATACAACAAGACTTAATAGTATAGGCTGTAAAAAATTCTTAGATGAACAAAATGCACCATATCAGAGGAGATTTCATGTTATTGAACAAAGTGTAACAGATTTCATGAAAGATTTGAAAGACAAAACAAAACTCAGCATAGCAACTGAAATTTATAAAGAATCCCCGATAGTTTTTTATGGCGACGATATTTTATTTAGATTGATAACAGAGGCAAATAAAGCATGATAACCCTGAACAAAAATCAAATAGAAATTGAAGTTGCAAAAATACTCGATAATGCAGCGACCTTTGTCAGCAGATTGAAGGATATTGATAAAACACTAAGTAAAGAGCTGGTGCTGAGCAAATTGAATAAAAAAACCTTATGAAACGACCAAGATGAAAGAAGAAATCCGCATTTTAGGAATTGATGATTCGCCTTTTGAGAAGTTCAAGAAAGGCAGCAACTTGGTTATTGGCGTTCTTTTCAGAGGCGGCAATTTTATGGATGGCGTTATGTCAACCAAGATAAAGGTTGACGGCGATGATTCAACTGGCAAATTGATTAAAATGATCAAAAAGTCTAAATTTAAATCACAGATAAGATGCATTGCCCTTAACGGAATTGCAATGGGCGGCTTCAATGTTGTTGATGTTAATGAACTGAATAAAAGAACAAAAATTCCTGTTATTGTTATTATAAGGGATTATCCTGATTTCAAGAAAATATTTGCTGCCTTGAGAAAAATAAAAAGAGAAAGCAAAGTAAAACTGATAAAGAAAGCAGGCGATGTTGTTAAGATTGGAAAGATATATGTCCAGCTGGCTGGCTTAAATTTAGATAAAGCAAGACAGATCTTAAAAATAAGCTGCACCCATTCTTTTATCCCGGAGCCTTTGAGGGTAGCGCATTTGATCGCAGCAGGGATCGCAATGGGAGAAAGCAAGGGAAGAGCCTAGATAATTTTAGGAAAAACTCCTTCCGGCAGGAAATTATATTTATAGTCTTTTATGACCAGCAGAGGCTCATAGTCTTCGATAATGCTTGAAAACTTTCTTCTGAACTCCATCATTATTTCATGCATGTGCATTGGATCCTTTACAATTAAAAATATCTGCGCTTCATATTTTCCCATCATCTTTGCGCCGTATGCAACAAAAGGGTGCACAGACATGTAATTAAAAAATTCCTTCTCCTTTTCATCTGTCAGGTTAGCCAGATGAAAAAACACCGCATAAAGATGATATTTCAGATAAGTGAGATTTATAATCGGGTTGAATGCTATTATTAACTTATTATTGACCATGCTCCTTATGCGATTGACTACAGTATCTCTCGGAATTCCAGTTTTATTTGCTATATCTGATATCTGGGTGCAGGCATCTTTAGACAAAGCCTTTAATATTCTGGCATCTGTTAAATCGAGCTTTATCTGCTTTTCATAATCAAATTCGATTATTTCTTTTTTGATCTCCTTTGCGAATGCAATGCTTTTTCTTTCGAATTCAAACTTCAATCCAAGATTTTTGTAGAAATCATCCGGCAAATCAACATATTTGACCAGGTTAAATGCTGTCAGGCTTTCATAATCCTTTAAGCTTTTTCCGCAGGCTGATTTTATTTTCTGCATTATCCTGTCAAACTGCCTTATGTCTTTAGCTATGACTTCAAAAACAAAATGCCACCTGCCGCTGCACTTGCCGAACCATATTCCCAAAGGAAAAGCCGCAAAAAATTTAATTAATTCATTCTCCCGATCCTCAGACAGGTTTTCAAGCTTCAGCAATACAGTATGCAGATAATAGCCCGCTTTTGACGGGTTTGAGATGACAACGCTGCCCCTTATTATGCCTTTTTTCTCTAATTGTATGATTCTGTATCTTACAGCATCTTTCGACAGCCCAACAATCCTCCCAATCTCGCTGGGGCTCAGCCTGGCATTTACAGCTAATGCCCCAAGTATCTTTT
Proteins encoded in this window:
- a CDS encoding Lrp/AsnC family transcriptional regulator, whose protein sequence is MADFIGMVVESAYGKEVKVDLKDKKILGALAVNARLSPSEIGRIVGLSKDAVRYRIIQLEKKGIIRGSVVISNPSKAGYYLHTVLLKLENLSEDRENELIKFFAAFPLGIWFGKCSGRWHFVFEVIAKDIRQFDRIMQKIKSACGKSLKDYESLTAFNLVKYVDLPDDFYKNLGLKFEFERKSIAFAKEIKKEIIEFDYEKQIKLDLTDARILKALSKDACTQISDIANKTGIPRDTVVNRIRSMVNNKLIIAFNPIINLTYLKYHLYAVFFHLANLTDEKEKEFFNYMSVHPFVAYGAKMMGKYEAQIFLIVKDPMHMHEIMMEFRRKFSSIIEDYEPLLVIKDYKYNFLPEGVFPKII
- a CDS encoding nucleotidyltransferase domain-containing protein is translated as MRKNASRPSMLSLKAVHNLFINKKGITIKDLAKNIKTDYKNVHDSVSTLFKEGIIKKEKIGNYNICKLNYSNDELIEYLKEYNYYIALGEFRKKHSIEHNLIMEAVRQAIAENYIAHIFVCLVFGSYAKGEEKKDSDVDILFITADTTRLNSIGCKKFLDEQNAPYQRRFHVIEQSVTDFMKDLKDKTKLSIATEIYKESPIVFYGDDILFRLITEANKA
- a CDS encoding DUF99 family protein; the encoded protein is MKEEIRILGIDDSPFEKFKKGSNLVIGVLFRGGNFMDGVMSTKIKVDGDDSTGKLIKMIKKSKFKSQIRCIALNGIAMGGFNVVDVNELNKRTKIPVIVIIRDYPDFKKIFAALRKIKRESKVKLIKKAGDVVKIGKIYVQLAGLNLDKARQILKISCTHSFIPEPLRVAHLIAAGIAMGESKGRA